The following are encoded in a window of Sinomonas cyclohexanicum genomic DNA:
- a CDS encoding ArsR/SmtB family transcription factor: MPDLLEVAAEPTRRRILQLLAAGESSVTPLAEHFTVSRSAISQHLLLLAEVGLVEARKEGRNRLYRLSPEGMARLHEQVAVFWTDELTILVADAHALAASRAPNPQDPPKGSP, encoded by the coding sequence ATGCCCGATCTTCTGGAAGTTGCCGCGGAGCCGACGCGCCGCCGCATCCTCCAGCTGCTCGCGGCAGGTGAGAGTTCGGTGACGCCGCTCGCGGAGCACTTCACGGTGTCCCGCTCGGCCATCTCGCAGCACCTCCTGCTCCTCGCGGAGGTGGGCCTCGTGGAGGCCCGCAAGGAGGGCCGCAACCGGCTCTACCGCCTGTCGCCCGAGGGCATGGCGCGCCTGCACGAGCAGGTCGCCGTCTTCTGGACCGATGAGCTCACCATCCTCGTCGCCGACGCCCACGCGCTTGCCGCTTCGCGGGCCCCGAACCCGCAGGACCCACCCAAAGGATCGCCATGA
- a CDS encoding SGNH/GDSL hydrolase family protein produces MSGDFTTRFVALGDSFTEGVGDADPARPNGVRGWADRVAEQLQAADPDTGYANLAIRGRKIRAILAEQIEPALALRPTIVTLYAGANDILRPTVDIDGLLEDYDAAVARLVDSGARVLLFTGFDAGASKVFGAMRGRTAIYNEQVRWIAERRGAALVDYWRFHEFQDWRMWDVDRMHMSSLGHATMANRVLGVLEHEGVAEVPDVPPLPVLSRAEQARANAVWVREFAGPWVMRRLTGRSSGDGLSPKYPELVRL; encoded by the coding sequence GTGAGCGGCGACTTCACCACCCGCTTCGTGGCACTGGGCGACTCGTTCACCGAGGGCGTGGGCGACGCCGACCCCGCGCGGCCCAACGGGGTCCGTGGCTGGGCCGACCGCGTGGCCGAGCAGCTCCAGGCCGCCGACCCTGACACGGGCTACGCGAACCTCGCCATCCGCGGCCGCAAGATCCGCGCGATCCTCGCGGAGCAGATCGAGCCGGCGCTGGCCCTGCGCCCGACGATTGTGACCCTGTACGCGGGGGCCAACGACATCCTGCGGCCCACGGTGGACATCGACGGCCTGCTCGAGGACTACGACGCCGCCGTGGCCCGCCTCGTGGACTCGGGGGCCCGGGTGCTCCTGTTCACGGGCTTCGACGCGGGCGCGTCCAAGGTCTTCGGCGCGATGCGCGGCCGGACCGCGATCTACAACGAGCAGGTCCGCTGGATCGCCGAGCGCCGGGGCGCTGCCCTCGTGGACTACTGGCGCTTCCACGAGTTCCAGGACTGGCGCATGTGGGACGTCGACCGCATGCACATGTCCTCGCTCGGGCACGCCACGATGGCCAACAGAGTGCTCGGCGTCCTCGAGCACGAGGGCGTCGCCGAGGTTCCGGACGTCCCGCCCCTGCCGGTGCTGAGCAGGGCCGAGCAGGCTCGGGCCAACGCGGTGTGGGTGCGCGAGTTCGCGGGCCCGTGGGTCATGCGCCGGCTCACTGGGCGCTCCTCAGGCGACGGGCTGAGCCCCAAGTACCCGGAGCTCGTCCGTCTCTAG
- a CDS encoding YciI family protein produces MLIVSLTYQVPMDVVETHLEAHRTWLRDAVDRGLVSAAGRKNPRTGGILFSLAPRAELEAAIAEDPFSVHGVAGFEITEVDLTTAAPGFESLLA; encoded by the coding sequence ATGCTCATCGTTTCGCTCACCTACCAGGTGCCCATGGACGTCGTCGAGACCCATCTCGAGGCGCACCGCACGTGGCTTCGCGACGCCGTCGATCGAGGCCTCGTCTCGGCGGCCGGCCGCAAGAACCCGCGCACCGGGGGGATCCTGTTCTCGCTCGCGCCGCGCGCCGAGCTCGAGGCAGCCATCGCCGAGGACCCCTTCTCCGTCCACGGCGTGGCCGGCTTCGAGATCACCGAGGTTGACCTCACGACGGCGGCACCCGGCTTCGAGTCGCTCCTCGCCTGA
- a CDS encoding alkaline phosphatase family protein, translated as MASGLAGIDHIVVLMLENRSFDHMLGYLYHSSGNASPSGAPYEGLTGTESCPGPGGAPVSVYPITPTTPDAYFMPGADPGEGFAKANNQLFGTTNPAPGAAPTMTGFVTDYAQAIKDNQAKKWYVVPGTAPSWIMGCFAPETLPVLSGLARGFAVCDHWFSSVPTETMPNRAFTCAGTSQGHMDDVTKSYTVPSIFGALGQHGVAWKIYGYSKPPLTRLNFPDTQKAPAANIGLFKDFQADAAAGKLPGFAFVEPSWSSTGNSQHPNYSMAAGEQLILDTYRALRSGPGWSKTLLVVTYDEHGGCYDHVPPPSGATPPDDSPGEFGFDFTRFGPRVPTVLVSPLIPAGTVFRVPSGSTPLDHTSILATVEHRFGIPPLTRRDAAAPDVGAVLTLSAPRTDDPLAGVSAPTIPPIPAALAAQPSHLADVRDELAARFVPPQGY; from the coding sequence ATGGCTTCAGGACTCGCGGGCATCGACCACATCGTGGTGCTGATGCTCGAAAACCGCTCTTTCGACCACATGCTCGGGTACCTCTACCATTCGTCGGGCAACGCCTCCCCGAGTGGGGCGCCGTACGAGGGCCTCACGGGCACTGAGAGCTGCCCGGGCCCGGGCGGCGCGCCGGTCAGCGTCTACCCCATCACCCCGACCACGCCGGACGCCTACTTCATGCCCGGCGCCGACCCGGGCGAGGGGTTCGCCAAGGCGAACAACCAGCTCTTCGGCACCACGAATCCGGCACCGGGCGCGGCCCCCACGATGACCGGGTTCGTGACCGACTACGCCCAGGCCATCAAGGACAACCAGGCCAAGAAGTGGTACGTGGTCCCCGGCACGGCGCCGAGCTGGATCATGGGGTGCTTCGCGCCGGAGACACTGCCCGTGCTGAGCGGCCTCGCGAGGGGCTTTGCCGTGTGCGACCACTGGTTCAGCTCGGTTCCTACGGAGACGATGCCGAACCGGGCCTTCACCTGCGCCGGGACGAGCCAGGGCCACATGGACGACGTCACGAAGTCCTACACCGTGCCGAGCATCTTCGGGGCACTCGGCCAGCACGGGGTGGCCTGGAAGATCTACGGGTACAGCAAGCCGCCGCTCACGCGGCTCAACTTCCCCGACACGCAGAAGGCGCCCGCAGCGAACATCGGGCTCTTCAAGGACTTCCAGGCGGACGCCGCCGCAGGCAAGCTGCCCGGGTTCGCCTTCGTCGAGCCGAGCTGGAGTTCCACGGGGAACAGCCAGCACCCGAACTACAGCATGGCCGCTGGGGAACAGCTCATCCTCGACACCTACCGCGCGCTGCGCTCTGGGCCCGGGTGGTCCAAGACCCTGCTGGTCGTGACCTACGACGAGCACGGCGGCTGCTACGACCATGTCCCGCCGCCCTCGGGCGCGACGCCGCCGGACGACTCCCCGGGCGAGTTCGGCTTCGACTTCACGCGCTTCGGCCCGCGTGTGCCCACCGTCCTGGTGAGCCCGCTCATCCCCGCCGGGACCGTGTTCCGCGTGCCGTCCGGCTCGACCCCGCTCGACCATACGAGCATCCTCGCCACCGTGGAGCACCGGTTCGGGATCCCGCCCCTCACCCGCCGGGATGCGGCCGCGCCCGACGTCGGCGCCGTCCTCACGCTCTCGGCTCCCCGCACGGACGACCCGCTCGCGGGAGTCTCGGCGCCCACGATTCCGCCCATCCCGGCGGCGCTGGCTGCGCAGCCCTCGCACCTCGCCGATGTACGCGACGAGCTCGCAGCGCGGTTCGTACCGCCTCAGGGATATTAA
- a CDS encoding trypsin-like peptidase domain-containing protein: protein MSASTRTRPAHAHPATPPSAHSRPRLAAVAAMGALAAALFAPAVAAPAQASTTTDAEKSIVYLDVTFEGTVKVPFTDGTETYTASVGAGCTGWFASQQAHIVTAAHCVEKSDDVKLAVLQKVLTTLGYGEYAQRGLDENWATVTGVAVRAYQPQGVAGAVPALQSTGLTAQLVDAQTFDNGDLALLKIADLDGTPALPVAAKSPGIGERVTSVGFASAVTNVSDASRQRASFKTGTVSSRQVTTTGVPITEIDAAVTQGMSGGPTLDQDGRAVGINSFKVRGESQAFNFVTDTGALTAFLGRNGVTVAAPTPSAQSSGAASAGATGAAAAPAASTDSNLPLMLGIGGGAVAVIALGAVLFVMLGKRRASGQAGAGTGAGSPAPAMPGQGPAQAPAQAAPQHAAFAQAPAADGTAEGGQQAPQYGQQVPAGFQPTPQQFAGPQQFTGPQQFTGQQPPAGQSYYTAPAVQPGDPAQQYPRA, encoded by the coding sequence ATGAGCGCGTCCACCCGCACCCGCCCCGCCCACGCACATCCCGCTACGCCACCTTCAGCCCACTCACGCCCACGCCTCGCGGCCGTCGCCGCCATGGGCGCCCTGGCCGCCGCGCTGTTTGCCCCCGCGGTCGCCGCCCCCGCCCAGGCCTCCACGACCACGGACGCCGAGAAGTCCATCGTGTACCTCGACGTCACGTTCGAGGGCACCGTCAAGGTCCCCTTCACGGACGGGACAGAGACCTACACGGCGAGCGTCGGCGCCGGCTGCACCGGCTGGTTCGCGAGCCAGCAGGCCCACATCGTCACCGCCGCGCACTGCGTCGAGAAGAGCGACGACGTCAAGCTCGCCGTCCTCCAGAAGGTCCTGACGACGCTCGGCTACGGCGAGTACGCGCAGCGCGGGCTCGACGAGAACTGGGCGACCGTGACCGGTGTGGCCGTGCGGGCGTACCAGCCCCAGGGCGTGGCGGGGGCCGTCCCGGCGCTGCAGTCCACCGGCCTCACGGCGCAGCTCGTCGACGCCCAGACGTTCGACAACGGCGACCTGGCGCTCCTCAAGATCGCGGACCTCGACGGCACGCCGGCCCTGCCCGTCGCGGCGAAGTCGCCCGGGATCGGCGAGCGCGTCACGTCCGTCGGGTTCGCCAGCGCCGTGACCAACGTCAGCGACGCCTCCCGCCAGCGGGCCTCGTTCAAGACCGGCACCGTGTCCTCGCGCCAGGTCACCACCACGGGCGTGCCGATCACCGAGATCGACGCCGCGGTCACGCAGGGCATGTCCGGCGGTCCCACGCTCGACCAGGACGGCCGCGCCGTCGGCATCAACAGCTTCAAGGTCCGCGGCGAGTCCCAGGCGTTCAACTTCGTGACCGACACCGGCGCGCTCACCGCGTTCCTCGGCCGCAACGGCGTGACCGTCGCCGCACCGACGCCGTCCGCGCAGTCCTCCGGCGCCGCCTCGGCGGGAGCGACGGGAGCCGCCGCGGCCCCCGCCGCATCGACTGACAGCAACCTGCCGCTCATGCTCGGAATCGGCGGCGGCGCGGTGGCCGTGATCGCCCTGGGGGCCGTGCTGTTCGTGATGCTCGGCAAGCGCAGGGCCTCGGGGCAGGCTGGCGCAGGCACGGGCGCAGGGTCGCCGGCGCCCGCCATGCCGGGACAGGGACCAGCGCAGGCACCGGCACAGGCAGCACCGCAGCACGCGGCGTTCGCCCAGGCCCCTGCCGCAGACGGTACCGCCGAGGGCGGCCAGCAGGCTCCGCAGTACGGCCAGCAGGTCCCGGCCGGCTTCCAGCCCACGCCGCAGCAGTTCGCGGGCCCACAGCAGTTCACGGGCCCGCAGCAGTTCACGGGCCAGCAGCCTCCGGCCGGGCAGTCGTACTACACCGCACCCGCCGTCCAGCCCGGAGACCCGGCCCAGCAGTACCCCCGGGCGTAA
- a CDS encoding LLM class flavin-dependent oxidoreductase, with protein MDFGIFTFGELTRDATGNARTAAQRIDETIRLAKLADEAGLDVIGLGEHHRHDFAFSAPEIVLAGIARETKNIRLTTAVTVLSTADPARVFEQFATLDTISGGRAEILAGRGVFPESFPLFGYDPANYDALFEDKFELLLQMRDAAAVSEHPTVTWPAADAANSGQRAHHALHDAAIAPRPIQEHLPIWRGVGGTPASFVRAGQAGVPLFLALLSGHHHFERLVQLYRTAGTQAGHAASSLKVGTGSHFFAARTSQEARDTFYPHYAAYIEQNMPRPAGSFPRENFEAWAGPGGGLLVGSPAQITERILATHEALGTSRFMAQVGLGTLPFAETAASVELLATEIVPAVRKAIGEE; from the coding sequence ATGGACTTCGGCATCTTCACCTTCGGCGAGCTCACTCGAGACGCCACCGGCAACGCCCGCACGGCGGCACAGCGCATCGACGAGACCATCCGGCTCGCCAAGCTCGCGGACGAGGCGGGGCTCGACGTCATCGGCCTCGGCGAGCACCACCGGCACGACTTCGCGTTCTCCGCACCGGAGATCGTCCTCGCAGGCATCGCGCGGGAGACGAAGAACATCCGGCTCACCACGGCGGTGACGGTCCTCTCGACAGCGGACCCCGCCCGGGTCTTCGAGCAGTTCGCCACCCTGGACACCATCTCGGGCGGGCGCGCCGAGATCCTCGCCGGCCGCGGCGTCTTCCCCGAGTCCTTCCCGCTCTTCGGCTACGACCCCGCCAACTACGATGCCCTGTTCGAGGACAAGTTCGAGCTCCTCCTGCAGATGCGCGATGCGGCCGCAGTGAGCGAACACCCCACCGTCACGTGGCCCGCGGCCGACGCAGCCAACAGCGGGCAGCGCGCCCACCACGCCCTGCACGACGCTGCGATCGCGCCGCGGCCCATCCAGGAGCACCTGCCGATCTGGCGCGGAGTCGGCGGCACGCCCGCGAGCTTCGTCCGCGCGGGGCAGGCCGGGGTCCCCCTCTTCCTCGCGCTCCTGTCGGGGCATCATCACTTCGAGAGGCTCGTCCAGCTCTACCGCACCGCCGGCACCCAAGCCGGGCACGCGGCGTCGTCCCTCAAGGTCGGCACCGGGAGCCACTTCTTCGCCGCCCGCACGTCGCAGGAGGCTCGCGACACGTTCTACCCCCACTACGCCGCGTACATCGAGCAGAACATGCCCCGCCCGGCCGGTTCGTTCCCGCGTGAGAACTTCGAGGCGTGGGCCGGGCCCGGCGGCGGGTTGCTCGTGGGGAGCCCCGCGCAGATCACGGAGCGGATCCTCGCCACGCACGAGGCCCTCGGCACGAGCCGGTTCATGGCCCAGGTGGGCCTCGGCACGCTGCCGTTCGCCGAGACCGCGGCGTCCGTGGAGCTGCTGGCCACCGAGATCGTGCCGGCAGTGAGGAAGGCGATCGGGGAGGAGTGA
- the gluQRS gene encoding tRNA glutamyl-Q(34) synthetase GluQRS, with product MTSGAGRFAPSPSGELHVGNLRTALLAWLFARSTGRRFILRVEDLDRARAGAEEVQLRDLAAVGLDWDGEVVRQTERGGLYEDAIARLTAAGLTYECFCTRREIQEAPSAPHAPQGAYPGTCRDLSEAERARRRAERPAAIRLRASVTEWAVTDALHGRYAGIVDDFVLRRNDGVVAYNLAVVVDDAAQGIDQVVRGDDLLPSTPRQAYLAGLLGARVPEYAHVPLVLNRAGRRLAKRDGAVTLAALAEAGVPAERVTALLLGSLGLPDTPPEALAAFRPQELPRAPWVLDPRELTPSMGAPPAGRTVVREGSSNLRVRR from the coding sequence ATGACCTCTGGCGCGGGCCGCTTCGCCCCCAGTCCCTCCGGCGAGCTGCACGTGGGCAACCTGCGCACGGCACTGCTCGCGTGGCTCTTCGCGCGGTCCACGGGACGGCGCTTCATCCTGCGCGTCGAGGACCTGGACCGGGCCCGCGCGGGAGCAGAGGAGGTGCAGCTGAGGGACCTCGCCGCCGTCGGCCTCGACTGGGACGGGGAGGTGGTCCGCCAGACCGAGCGCGGCGGGCTGTATGAGGACGCGATCGCCCGACTCACCGCCGCCGGCCTCACCTACGAGTGCTTCTGCACGCGCCGCGAGATCCAGGAGGCGCCGAGCGCCCCGCACGCACCGCAGGGCGCGTACCCCGGAACGTGCCGCGACCTCAGTGAGGCGGAGCGCGCACGACGCCGCGCGGAGCGCCCGGCGGCGATCCGCCTCCGCGCCTCGGTCACCGAGTGGGCCGTGACGGACGCGCTGCACGGGCGGTATGCGGGGATCGTGGACGACTTCGTGCTGCGGCGCAACGACGGAGTCGTCGCGTACAACCTCGCGGTGGTCGTGGACGACGCCGCCCAGGGCATCGACCAAGTGGTCCGCGGGGACGACCTCCTGCCCTCCACCCCGCGCCAGGCGTACCTGGCGGGACTGCTCGGCGCCCGGGTGCCGGAGTACGCGCACGTGCCGCTGGTGCTCAACCGCGCCGGGCGGCGGCTCGCGAAGCGCGACGGCGCCGTCACCCTCGCCGCGCTGGCCGAGGCCGGGGTGCCGGCGGAACGGGTGACGGCGCTGCTCTTGGGCTCGCTCGGGCTGCCGGACACGCCGCCGGAGGCGCTCGCGGCGTTCCGCCCCCAAGAGCTCCCGCGCGCCCCGTGGGTCCTCGACCCGCGGGAGCTGACCCCCAGCATGGGGGCGCCGCCTGCGGGGCGCACCGTGGTGCGCGAAGGTTCTTCGAACCTTCGCGTCAGAAGGTGA
- a CDS encoding FAD-dependent oxidoreductase: MAPGPLEGHEVVVVGAGPVGLCFAVLLAQAGVDVVVLEARARRTRHTRAIGIHPPGLRVLGRAGVADTLLAEGVRIVEGVARSRASGRTEDVARLCFDPPVLAVAQWRTEEALAARLEQLAPGSLRRGVRAARAERAEGGAVVRWEGAEGGGEFGRWVVAADGARSPLRSSLGVPVRERALPDAYLMGDFTDTTGDGALAVLRLESEGIVESFPLPGGVRRWVAHLDEPAVDPSARDLAQLIAERTGARVDPASCTMLSAFSVTERIAARMRVGRVVLAGDAAHEVSPIGGQGMTLGWLDAEAFVPLIAADVRRGPSGGPDPAWPEVWAVAERDRLAAARLAAGQARLNMALGRALPAPVMAARNAAFRALYRVPGLGARTAARFTMQA; this comes from the coding sequence GTGGCGCCCGGACCGCTTGAGGGGCACGAGGTCGTGGTGGTCGGCGCGGGCCCCGTCGGCCTGTGCTTCGCGGTGCTGCTCGCGCAGGCTGGGGTCGACGTCGTGGTGCTGGAGGCCCGGGCCCGGCGCACCCGGCACACGCGCGCGATCGGCATTCACCCGCCGGGTCTCCGCGTCCTGGGGCGGGCGGGCGTCGCCGATACGCTGCTCGCCGAGGGCGTGCGGATTGTCGAGGGGGTTGCCCGGTCCCGCGCGTCGGGGCGTACCGAGGATGTAGCGCGCCTGTGCTTCGATCCGCCCGTGCTCGCCGTGGCGCAGTGGCGCACCGAAGAGGCCCTCGCGGCGCGGCTCGAGCAGCTCGCGCCCGGGTCCCTGCGCCGGGGCGTGCGCGCGGCGCGGGCCGAGCGGGCGGAGGGCGGCGCCGTCGTGCGCTGGGAGGGTGCCGAGGGCGGCGGCGAGTTTGGGCGCTGGGTGGTGGCGGCCGACGGCGCGCGGTCGCCGCTGCGTTCGAGCCTCGGCGTCCCCGTGCGCGAGCGCGCGCTGCCGGACGCGTACCTCATGGGCGACTTCACGGACACAACGGGCGACGGTGCGCTCGCCGTGCTGCGCCTCGAATCCGAGGGGATCGTCGAGTCGTTCCCGCTGCCGGGCGGGGTGCGGCGCTGGGTCGCGCACTTGGACGAGCCGGCGGTCGACCCGTCGGCCCGCGACCTCGCGCAGCTCATCGCCGAGCGGACGGGAGCGCGGGTCGACCCGGCGTCGTGCACGATGCTGAGCGCGTTCAGCGTCACGGAGCGGATCGCCGCGCGCATGCGGGTGGGGCGGGTGGTCCTCGCGGGCGACGCCGCGCACGAGGTCAGCCCGATCGGCGGCCAGGGCATGACCCTCGGGTGGCTCGACGCCGAGGCCTTCGTGCCGCTCATCGCCGCAGACGTGCGCCGGGGGCCGTCCGGGGGACCAGACCCAGCGTGGCCCGAGGTGTGGGCAGTGGCCGAGCGCGACCGCCTCGCCGCGGCCCGCCTCGCGGCAGGGCAGGCGCGGCTCAACATGGCCCTCGGCCGGGCCCTCCCGGCGCCGGTCATGGCAGCCCGGAACGCTGCGTTCCGCGCGCTCTACCGCGTGCCGGGCCTCGGCGCCCGCACGGCGGCGCGGTTCACGATGCAGGCGTGA
- a CDS encoding type III polyketide synthase, which produces MAVLVRSLETSVPTTVLKQPEARDVFAAQEGLTRLGQRLVKTCFDAAAIDTRYSAVAEFSWDRPDHSPDFFDSSTGTLLTPSTKTRNDLFAREGTPLFTQTARRALEGADGIAAEDVTHVVTVSCTGFFNPGPDYRIVRELGLNPSVQRFHLGFMGCYAAFPALRMAKAFCDADPNAVVLVAIVELCSLHVRSSNDPDTILGASLFADGAAAAIVTARDLPVTRPSLSLDAFETTLTPVGEETMAWNVGDHGFEMVLGTYVPHIIDDHITGALEPLLARDAALAGRPHADIEHWAIHPGGRSIVDKVAARLALTDAQAAPAYDTLREFGNMSSATVMFVLERILGLPVAEAHDGAGPGAERICAMAFGPGLTVETALMTRVLP; this is translated from the coding sequence ATGGCTGTCCTCGTGAGGTCCCTCGAAACCTCTGTCCCCACCACCGTGCTCAAGCAGCCCGAGGCCCGGGACGTGTTCGCCGCGCAGGAGGGGCTGACCCGGTTGGGCCAGCGCCTCGTCAAGACGTGCTTCGACGCCGCGGCGATCGATACCCGCTACTCGGCCGTCGCCGAGTTCTCGTGGGACCGCCCCGACCACAGCCCCGACTTCTTCGACTCCTCCACGGGTACCCTGCTGACCCCGAGCACCAAGACGCGCAACGACCTGTTTGCGCGCGAGGGCACTCCACTGTTCACCCAGACCGCTCGCCGCGCGCTCGAGGGCGCCGACGGCATCGCCGCCGAGGACGTCACCCACGTGGTGACCGTGTCCTGTACGGGCTTCTTCAACCCCGGGCCGGACTACCGGATCGTCCGGGAACTCGGCCTGAACCCGTCGGTTCAGCGCTTCCACCTCGGCTTCATGGGCTGCTACGCGGCCTTCCCCGCCCTGCGGATGGCCAAGGCGTTCTGCGACGCCGACCCGAACGCCGTGGTGCTGGTTGCGATTGTCGAGTTGTGCTCGCTGCACGTGCGCAGTTCCAACGACCCGGACACGATCCTGGGCGCGTCCCTCTTCGCCGACGGCGCGGCGGCCGCCATCGTGACCGCGAGGGACCTCCCCGTGACCCGCCCGTCCCTGAGCCTCGACGCCTTCGAAACCACTCTCACCCCCGTCGGCGAGGAGACCATGGCCTGGAATGTTGGCGACCACGGCTTCGAGATGGTCCTCGGCACGTACGTCCCGCACATCATCGACGACCACATCACCGGCGCCCTCGAGCCTCTGCTCGCCCGGGATGCCGCTCTGGCCGGCCGCCCGCACGCGGACATCGAGCACTGGGCCATCCATCCGGGCGGACGCAGCATCGTGGACAAGGTCGCCGCGCGGCTCGCCCTCACGGACGCGCAGGCCGCCCCCGCCTACGACACCCTGCGCGAGTTCGGCAACATGTCCAGCGCGACGGTCATGTTCGTCCTCGAGCGGATCCTCGGCCTCCCCGTGGCGGAAGCGCACGACGGCGCTGGGCCGGGCGCCGAGCGCATCTGCGCCATGGCATTCGGGCCGGGACTCACGGTCGAGACGGCCCTCATGACCCGCGTGCTCCCCTGA
- a CDS encoding App1 family protein, with product MTAQYLRTVESTEHPDTAGTCSPASPRLKPLFRVAQRVAQGWNDLRTRQAKRGDYVAQVVAYQGYGSTTRVRVLGRVLYSRPGLHGAADAFNNFRGWVSFTSVPIQHAEVTVEIGASRAVVHADGGGVVDALVDVELEPGWHEVRMSAEGAEPSTARVRIVEPGARFGIVSDIDDTVMVTALPRPFLALWNTFVLSERARTPTPGMSVLLDRLSAEHPEAPVVYLSTGPWNAAPTLQRFLGRNLYPSGPLLLTDWGMTPERWFRSGREHKQENLARLSAEFPGIRWLLIGDNGQHDESIYAEFAAEHPESVGAVAIRQLSPGQAVFSGGTTHDGDSATPRSDVPWASAPDGAGLAAQLEKAGIL from the coding sequence ATGACCGCGCAGTACCTCAGGACCGTCGAGAGCACTGAGCATCCCGACACCGCGGGCACGTGCAGCCCGGCTTCCCCGCGCCTCAAGCCGCTGTTCCGGGTGGCCCAACGCGTCGCGCAGGGCTGGAACGACCTCCGGACCCGGCAGGCCAAGCGCGGCGACTACGTGGCGCAGGTGGTCGCGTACCAGGGATACGGCTCCACGACGCGGGTGCGCGTGCTGGGCCGGGTCCTGTACTCGCGCCCCGGCCTCCACGGTGCGGCGGATGCGTTCAACAACTTCCGCGGCTGGGTGTCCTTCACGTCCGTGCCGATCCAGCACGCCGAGGTGACGGTCGAGATCGGGGCGAGCCGCGCCGTCGTCCATGCGGACGGCGGCGGCGTCGTGGACGCACTCGTGGACGTGGAGCTGGAGCCCGGATGGCACGAGGTGCGGATGAGTGCCGAGGGTGCCGAGCCGTCGACGGCGCGGGTGCGGATCGTGGAGCCCGGAGCGCGGTTCGGGATCGTGTCCGACATCGACGACACCGTCATGGTCACCGCCCTGCCGCGCCCATTCCTCGCGCTGTGGAACACGTTCGTGCTGAGCGAGCGGGCGCGCACGCCCACGCCGGGGATGTCGGTGCTGCTCGATAGGCTCTCGGCGGAGCATCCGGAGGCGCCGGTCGTATACCTTTCGACCGGGCCGTGGAACGCCGCGCCGACGCTGCAGCGCTTCCTGGGCCGCAACCTGTACCCGTCCGGGCCGCTGCTGCTGACGGACTGGGGCATGACGCCGGAGCGTTGGTTCCGCTCGGGCCGGGAGCACAAGCAGGAGAACCTGGCCCGGCTCTCGGCCGAGTTCCCGGGCATCCGCTGGCTCCTCATCGGGGACAACGGCCAGCATGACGAGTCGATCTACGCCGAGTTCGCCGCCGAGCACCCCGAGTCCGTCGGCGCCGTGGCGATCCGGCAGCTCTCGCCGGGACAGGCGGTGTTCTCAGGCGGCACCACGCACGACGGCGACTCGGCCACCCCCCGCTCGGACGTCCCCTGGGCCTCGGCCCCGGACGGGGCGGGCCTGGCGGCTCAGCTCGAGAAGGCGGGGATCCTCTAA